In Nocardia asteroides, the following proteins share a genomic window:
- a CDS encoding pyridoxal phosphate-dependent aminotransferase, with product MGEVSPNQSPHVPPRVLEQSKKLQDVVYEIRGPVHAQAARLEAEGHRILKLNIGNPAPFGFEAPDVIMRDMIAALPYAQGYSESKGILSARRAIVTRYELVPGFPELDVDDVYLGNGVSELITVTMQALLDNGDEVLIPAPDYPLWTAMTSLAGGTPVHYLCDENNGWQPDIADIEAKITDKTKALLVINPNNPTGAVYSAEVLQQIVDLARKHRLLLLADEIYDKILYDDAKHVSLASLAPDLLCLTFNGLSKAYRVAGYRSGWLAITGPKEHAAGFLEGIDLLASSRLCPNVPAQHAIQVALGGHQSIEDLILPGGRLLEQRDVAWERLNMIPGVSCVKPRGALYAFPRLDPNVHEIHDDGKLVLDLLLQEKILMVQGTGFNWPATDHLRIVTLPWARDLAVAIERFGNFLASYRQ from the coding sequence ATTGGTGAGGTGAGTCCGAATCAGTCGCCGCATGTGCCGCCGCGCGTTCTCGAGCAGTCGAAGAAGCTGCAGGACGTGGTCTACGAGATCCGTGGGCCGGTACACGCACAGGCGGCGCGGCTGGAGGCCGAGGGTCATCGCATCCTCAAGCTGAACATCGGCAACCCCGCGCCGTTCGGGTTCGAGGCGCCGGACGTGATCATGCGCGACATGATCGCGGCGCTGCCGTACGCGCAGGGGTACTCGGAGTCGAAGGGCATCCTGTCGGCGCGGCGCGCGATCGTCACCCGCTACGAGCTGGTGCCCGGATTCCCCGAGCTCGACGTGGACGACGTCTACCTGGGCAACGGGGTGTCCGAGCTCATCACCGTCACCATGCAGGCGCTGCTGGACAACGGCGACGAGGTGCTGATCCCGGCGCCGGACTACCCGCTGTGGACGGCCATGACCAGCCTCGCCGGCGGCACCCCGGTGCACTACCTGTGCGACGAGAACAACGGCTGGCAGCCCGACATCGCCGATATCGAAGCCAAGATCACCGACAAGACCAAGGCTCTGCTGGTGATCAACCCGAACAACCCGACGGGCGCGGTGTACTCGGCGGAGGTGCTGCAGCAGATCGTCGACCTGGCCCGCAAGCATCGCCTGCTGCTGCTGGCCGATGAGATCTACGACAAGATCCTCTACGACGACGCCAAGCACGTCTCGCTGGCCTCGCTCGCGCCCGACCTGCTGTGCCTGACCTTCAACGGCCTGTCCAAGGCGTACCGGGTGGCCGGATACCGGTCGGGCTGGCTGGCGATCACCGGGCCCAAGGAGCACGCCGCCGGTTTCCTCGAGGGCATCGACCTGCTGGCCTCGTCGCGGTTGTGCCCGAACGTGCCGGCCCAGCACGCCATCCAGGTGGCGCTCGGCGGGCACCAGAGCATCGAGGATCTGATCCTGCCCGGCGGGCGGCTGCTCGAGCAGCGGGACGTGGCGTGGGAGCGGCTGAACATGATCCCGGGTGTGTCGTGCGTGAAGCCGCGTGGCGCGCTGTACGCCTTCCCGCGCCTGGATCCGAATGTGCACGAGATCCACGACGACGGGAAGCTGGTCCTGGATCTGCTGTTGCAGGAGAAGATCCTGATGGTCCAGGGCACCGGGTTCAACTGGCCTGCGACCGACCATCTGCGCATCGTGACGCTGCCGTGGGCCCGGGATCTGGCGGTCGCGATCGAGCGATTCGGCAACTTCCTGGCCAGCTATCGACAGTGA
- a CDS encoding YibE/F family protein codes for MSDHHHHHHHDHSGPIAIGATAARVVVGLLGVIGVVVLLATVILWPSAQHVEIPLPMQTATGGAVQTEAGTVVLQDIGPCGSPSQGKVFSDKPEPPRTGAYECQRSVIAIESGPDKGDKTLFEIAPGPGQPDLRAGDKIRIVRAADPSGITMYAFEDYSRGLPLLLIVIAFVVVICVVARWRGFRALLGLVFAFAVVVMFLLPALLDGKPAIPVALVSGALILYVVLYLAHGVNLRTSSALLGTLASMLVAAFLSWVTLEITNLTGLSEEQNTNVATYIQHVSITGLLLAGFIIGSLGVLNDVTITQASAAFELAALDEGASRGEIFTAAMRVGRDHIASTVYTLVLAYAGGALPLLLLFSVAGRSITDVLTGDAVAIEIARSAVGGIALALSVPLTTLIAVLLARPFGAKRVAAPPQRARHARN; via the coding sequence GTGAGCGATCATCATCACCATCACCACCACGATCATTCGGGGCCCATCGCGATCGGGGCCACGGCGGCGCGGGTCGTCGTCGGGCTGCTCGGGGTTATCGGGGTGGTGGTGTTGCTGGCGACCGTGATCCTGTGGCCCAGCGCGCAGCACGTCGAGATTCCGTTGCCGATGCAGACGGCCACCGGCGGGGCCGTGCAGACCGAGGCCGGGACCGTGGTGCTGCAGGACATCGGGCCGTGCGGGAGCCCGTCGCAGGGGAAGGTGTTCAGCGACAAGCCCGAGCCGCCGCGCACGGGCGCCTACGAATGCCAGCGCAGCGTCATCGCGATCGAGTCGGGGCCCGACAAGGGCGACAAGACGCTGTTCGAGATCGCGCCGGGACCCGGACAGCCCGACCTGCGGGCCGGTGACAAGATCCGGATCGTGCGAGCCGCCGACCCCAGCGGCATCACCATGTACGCGTTCGAGGACTACTCGCGCGGGCTGCCGCTGCTGCTCATCGTGATCGCGTTCGTCGTCGTCATCTGCGTCGTCGCGCGGTGGCGCGGGTTCAGGGCGCTGCTCGGACTCGTGTTCGCCTTCGCCGTGGTGGTGATGTTCCTGCTGCCCGCGCTGCTCGACGGCAAACCGGCCATTCCGGTCGCCCTGGTCTCCGGCGCGCTGATCCTCTACGTGGTGCTCTATCTCGCGCACGGGGTGAATCTGCGGACCAGTTCCGCGCTGCTCGGCACGCTCGCCTCGATGCTGGTCGCGGCGTTCCTGTCCTGGGTGACGCTCGAGATCACCAACCTCACCGGGCTGTCCGAGGAACAGAACACCAACGTCGCCACCTATATCCAGCACGTCAGCATCACCGGTCTGCTGCTCGCCGGGTTCATCATCGGCTCGCTCGGTGTGCTCAACGACGTCACCATCACCCAGGCCTCGGCGGCCTTCGAACTCGCCGCGCTCGACGAAGGCGCGTCCAGGGGCGAGATCTTCACCGCGGCGATGCGGGTCGGGCGCGACCACATCGCCAGTACCGTCTACACCCTCGTGCTCGCCTACGCCGGTGGCGCGCTGCCGCTGCTGCTGCTGTTCAGTGTGGCCGGGCGGTCGATCACCGACGTGCTCACCGGTGACGCCGTCGCCATCGAGATCGCGCGCTCCGCGGTCGGCGGTATCGCCCTGGCCCTGTCGGTGCCGTTGACCACCCTCATCGCCGTGCTGCTCGCGCGGCCGTTCGGCGCCAAGCGGGTCGCCGCGCCGCCGCAGCGGGCCCGGCACGCCAGGAACTGA
- a CDS encoding (Fe-S)-binding protein: MSPVSMTLGIISILIGVPAWILFGLAIRRMVRTIMLGQAAPDRFTPFVPRFTTMVKEFAAHTRMVKFRTVGWAHWLVMVGFMIGFVTVFQAQGQIFSPTFTWPLVGNTFVYHLLDEFLALGTIIGALVLITIRQLNHPRVPARLSRFSGSNFGAAYFVETIVLVEGISMLGAKALVLAYTGESHASSDFVSMHVAKLLPASATLVSVFAFFKLMAALVWVVVVSRNINWGVAWHRFSAFFNIYFKREADGSVALGAVKPMISNGKVLDMENVDPDVDKLGVGRVEDFSWKGWLDFTTCTECGRCQSQCPAWNTGKPLSPKLLIMSLRDHGYAAAPYLLAGGRKDPGGDEIGLVDADGKVDEAALAKIPEAARAEAERPLVGGEDVHGIIDPEVLWSCTTCGACVEQCPVDIEHVDHIIDMRRYQVLIESEFPTELAGLFKNLENKGNPWGQNSKDRLNWINEVDFDIPVFGKDADSFDGYEYLFWVGCAGAYEDRAKKTTKAVAELLATAGTKFMVLGAEETCTGDSARRAGNEFLFQQLAMQNIEVINSVFEGVEQSKKKIVVTCAHCFNALNNEYPQVGGTYEVVHHTQLLNRLVRQKKLVPVASVSQNITYHDPCYLGRHNKIYNAPRELMEASGSTLVEMPRHGERSMCCGAGGARMWMEEQLGKRINVDRVDEALSTNPTKIATGCPFCRVMLTDGVTARQEQGQGEGVEVVDVAQLMLDSITRVEAAELSANLLVVQEPKAEPEPEPEPEPAPVAEVAEAAPKAAPTGGGLGMKGAAKAPGGGLGMKGAAKAPGAKAPAAEAAPAAAPAKGLGMKGAAKAPGGGLGMKGAAKAPGAKAPAAEAAPAAETTAPPVKGLGMKGAAKAPGGGLGMKGGAKAPGAKAPAAPAAEAAPAAEAAPAPAAPPVKGLGMKGGAKAPGAKAPGAKAPAAPAAEAAPAAEAPAAEAPAAETPASAPTETKPTVAAKGLAMKSGFKRPGPKAPGAAAPAPAAPAEPEAPAAPAEPEAPAEPATPAEPANGNGNGEAAPSVAPPTAKPGGLGFKSGAKAPGRKN; the protein is encoded by the coding sequence ATGAGCCCTGTATCGATGACATTGGGCATCATCTCCATACTGATCGGTGTACCCGCGTGGATTCTGTTCGGGCTGGCGATCCGGCGGATGGTGCGAACCATCATGCTCGGGCAGGCCGCCCCGGACCGCTTCACGCCGTTCGTGCCGCGATTCACCACCATGGTCAAGGAATTCGCCGCGCACACCCGCATGGTGAAGTTCCGGACCGTCGGCTGGGCGCACTGGCTCGTGATGGTCGGCTTCATGATCGGCTTCGTCACCGTCTTCCAGGCGCAGGGGCAGATCTTCAGCCCCACTTTCACCTGGCCGCTGGTCGGTAACACGTTCGTCTACCACCTGCTGGACGAGTTCCTGGCCCTGGGCACCATCATCGGTGCGCTGGTGCTGATCACCATCCGCCAGCTGAACCACCCCCGCGTCCCGGCGCGGCTGTCCCGGTTCTCCGGCTCCAACTTCGGCGCCGCCTACTTCGTCGAGACCATCGTGCTCGTCGAGGGCATCAGCATGCTCGGCGCGAAGGCCCTGGTGCTCGCCTACACCGGCGAATCCCACGCCAGCAGCGACTTCGTCAGCATGCACGTCGCCAAGCTGCTGCCCGCCAGCGCCACGCTCGTGTCCGTGTTCGCCTTCTTCAAGCTGATGGCGGCGCTGGTCTGGGTCGTCGTGGTCAGCCGCAACATCAACTGGGGTGTCGCGTGGCACCGGTTCTCGGCCTTCTTCAACATCTACTTCAAGCGTGAGGCCGACGGCAGCGTCGCCCTCGGCGCGGTCAAGCCGATGATCTCCAACGGCAAGGTCCTGGACATGGAGAACGTCGACCCCGATGTCGACAAGCTCGGTGTCGGCCGCGTGGAGGACTTCTCCTGGAAGGGCTGGCTGGACTTCACCACCTGCACCGAGTGTGGTCGCTGCCAGTCGCAGTGCCCCGCCTGGAACACCGGCAAGCCGCTCTCGCCCAAGCTGCTGATCATGTCGCTGCGTGACCACGGCTACGCCGCGGCGCCCTACCTGCTGGCCGGTGGCCGCAAGGATCCCGGTGGCGACGAGATCGGTCTGGTGGACGCCGACGGCAAGGTCGACGAGGCCGCGCTGGCGAAGATCCCCGAGGCCGCGCGCGCCGAGGCCGAACGACCGCTGGTCGGCGGCGAGGACGTGCACGGCATCATCGACCCCGAGGTGCTGTGGAGCTGCACCACCTGTGGTGCCTGCGTCGAGCAGTGCCCGGTCGACATCGAGCACGTCGACCACATCATCGACATGCGCCGCTACCAGGTGCTGATCGAGTCGGAATTCCCCACCGAGCTGGCCGGCCTGTTCAAGAACCTGGAGAACAAGGGCAACCCGTGGGGCCAGAACTCCAAGGACCGCCTCAACTGGATCAACGAAGTCGACTTCGACATCCCGGTCTTCGGTAAGGACGCCGACAGCTTCGACGGCTACGAGTACCTGTTCTGGGTCGGCTGCGCCGGCGCCTACGAGGACCGCGCCAAGAAGACCACCAAGGCCGTGGCCGAGCTGCTCGCCACCGCGGGCACCAAGTTCATGGTGCTCGGCGCCGAGGAGACCTGCACCGGCGACTCGGCTCGCCGCGCGGGCAACGAGTTCCTCTTCCAGCAGCTGGCCATGCAGAACATCGAGGTCATCAACTCGGTGTTCGAGGGTGTCGAGCAGTCGAAGAAGAAGATCGTGGTCACCTGCGCGCACTGCTTCAACGCGCTCAACAACGAGTACCCGCAGGTCGGTGGCACCTACGAGGTCGTGCACCACACCCAGCTGCTGAACCGCCTGGTGCGGCAGAAGAAGCTGGTGCCGGTGGCCTCGGTGTCGCAGAACATCACCTACCACGACCCCTGCTACCTGGGTCGGCACAACAAGATCTACAACGCGCCGCGTGAGCTCATGGAGGCCTCGGGTTCGACCCTGGTCGAGATGCCGCGGCACGGCGAGCGGTCCATGTGCTGTGGTGCCGGTGGCGCCCGGATGTGGATGGAAGAGCAGCTCGGCAAGCGCATCAACGTCGACCGTGTGGACGAGGCACTGTCCACCAACCCGACCAAGATCGCGACCGGCTGCCCGTTCTGCCGAGTCATGCTCACCGACGGTGTCACCGCGCGCCAGGAGCAGGGCCAGGGCGAGGGCGTCGAGGTCGTCGACGTCGCGCAGCTGATGCTCGACTCGATCACCCGCGTGGAGGCCGCCGAACTGTCGGCGAACCTGCTCGTCGTCCAGGAGCCGAAGGCCGAGCCGGAACCCGAGCCCGAGCCGGAACCCGCGCCGGTCGCCGAGGTGGCCGAGGCCGCCCCGAAGGCCGCGCCGACCGGCGGCGGTCTGGGGATGAAGGGTGCCGCCAAGGCGCCCGGTGGCGGTCTGGGCATGAAGGGCGCCGCCAAGGCGCCCGGTGCGAAGGCTCCCGCCGCCGAAGCCGCTCCCGCCGCCGCTCCGGCCAAGGGCCTGGGCATGAAGGGTGCCGCGAAGGCGCCCGGTGGCGGACTCGGCATGAAGGGCGCCGCCAAGGCTCCGGGCGCGAAGGCTCCCGCCGCCGAAGCCGCTCCGGCCGCCGAGACCACGGCTCCCCCGGTCAAGGGTCTGGGCATGAAGGGTGCCGCCAAGGCGCCCGGTGGCGGACTCGGCATGAAGGGCGGGGCGAAGGCTCCCGGCGCCAAGGCTCCGGCCGCTCCCGCCGCGGAAGCGGCGCCTGCCGCCGAAGCCGCGCCCGCACCGGCGGCCCCGCCGGTCAAGGGCCTCGGCATGAAGGGCGGCGCCAAGGCTCCGGGTGCGAAGGCACCCGGCGCGAAGGCACCCGCCGCTCCGGCCGCCGAAGCAGCTCCGGCTGCTGAGGCCCCCGCCGCCGAGGCACCTGCCGCCGAGACCCCGGCTTCGGCTCCCACCGAGACCAAGCCGACGGTCGCCGCCAAGGGCCTGGCCATGAAGTCCGGCTTCAAGCGTCCCGGCCCCAAGGCCCCCGGCGCCGCGGCCCCTGCCCCGGCAGCTCCGGCCGAGCCCGAGGCCCCCGCGGCCCCGGCCGAGCCCGAAGCCCCGGCGGAACCGGCCACTCCGGCCGAGCCCGCCAACGGCAACGGCAACGGCGAAGCCGCACCGTCCGTCGCCCCGCCGACCGCCAAGCCCGGCGGCCTCGGCTTCAAGTCCGGCGCGAAGGCCCCCGGCCGCAAGAACTGA
- a CDS encoding UDP-glucose dehydrogenase family protein: protein MRCTVFGTGYLGATHAACMAELGHEVVGVDVDPGKVAKLADGVVPFYEPGLDEVLQRNLAAGRLRFTTDYEDAADHADVHFLGVGTPQKKGEYGADLKYVHAVVDTLAPLLERPAMIVGKSTVPVGTAAALGERARAAAKVDVEVAWNPEFLREGFAVQDTLRPDRLVLGIDGARERAGWVEQQIREIYADLIAAEIPFLLTDLATAELVKVSANAFLATKISFINAVSEVCEATGADVTMLADALGYDARIGRRFLNAGLGFGGGCLPKDIRAFMARSGELGADHAVAFLREVDNINMRRRTKVVDMAARACGGSLLGANVAVLGAAFKPESDDVRDSPALNVAGMIQLHGAVVTVYDPKAVENSRRVFPTLNYATSVAEACDRADVVLVLTEWNEFTALTPADLDPVVRSRSIIDGRNCLNRATWRDAGWVYAGLGTP, encoded by the coding sequence ATGCGATGCACAGTCTTCGGAACGGGGTACCTGGGGGCCACGCATGCCGCGTGTATGGCCGAGCTGGGGCACGAAGTGGTCGGGGTGGACGTGGATCCCGGCAAGGTGGCCAAGCTGGCCGACGGTGTGGTGCCGTTCTACGAACCCGGCCTGGACGAGGTGCTGCAACGCAACCTCGCCGCGGGCAGGCTGCGGTTCACCACCGACTACGAGGACGCGGCCGACCACGCCGACGTGCATTTCCTCGGCGTCGGCACACCGCAGAAGAAGGGCGAGTACGGCGCCGACCTGAAATACGTGCACGCCGTGGTCGATACGCTCGCGCCGCTGCTGGAACGTCCGGCGATGATCGTCGGCAAGTCCACCGTGCCGGTCGGCACCGCGGCGGCGCTGGGTGAGCGGGCCCGCGCGGCGGCGAAGGTCGACGTGGAGGTGGCCTGGAATCCGGAGTTCCTGCGCGAGGGCTTCGCCGTGCAGGACACCCTGCGCCCGGACCGCCTGGTTCTCGGCATCGACGGCGCCCGCGAGCGCGCGGGCTGGGTGGAACAGCAGATCCGCGAGATCTACGCCGACCTGATCGCCGCCGAGATCCCCTTCCTGCTGACCGATCTGGCCACCGCCGAGCTGGTCAAGGTCTCGGCCAACGCCTTCCTGGCGACCAAGATCTCGTTCATCAACGCGGTCTCGGAAGTGTGCGAGGCGACCGGCGCCGACGTCACCATGCTGGCCGACGCGCTCGGCTACGACGCCCGCATCGGCCGCCGGTTCCTCAATGCCGGACTGGGTTTCGGCGGCGGCTGCCTGCCCAAGGACATCCGCGCGTTCATGGCCCGCTCCGGCGAGCTCGGTGCCGACCACGCGGTGGCGTTCCTGCGTGAGGTCGACAACATCAACATGCGCCGCCGCACCAAGGTGGTCGACATGGCGGCCCGCGCCTGCGGCGGTTCGCTGCTCGGCGCGAATGTGGCGGTGCTCGGTGCCGCGTTCAAGCCGGAGTCCGACGACGTGCGGGATTCGCCCGCGCTGAACGTGGCGGGCATGATCCAGCTGCACGGCGCGGTCGTCACCGTGTACGACCCCAAGGCCGTGGAGAATTCGCGCCGGGTGTTCCCCACCCTGAACTACGCCACCTCCGTCGCCGAGGCGTGCGATCGCGCCGACGTGGTTCTGGTTCTCACCGAATGGAACGAATTCACGGCGTTGACTCCGGCCGATCTGGATCCGGTGGTCCGGTCCCGTTCGATCATCGACGGCCGCAATTGCCTGAACCGCGCTACCTGGCGGGACGCCGGGTGGGTGTACGCGGGACTCGGCACCCCGTAG
- a CDS encoding YdcF family protein encodes MRRLLVVSGALLLAVLVATVALWPVYVSPRTDEPVRADAILILGGAHDGREELGLRLAAEGYAPRVLVSDPYERSPMINRICHGGYSFEVICFDPSPRTTLGEGRELARLGAGWTRVIVVTFTPHISRARYILGACWPGELLFVDPEPHLSPARWAWDYVYQSAGYVKAWFADC; translated from the coding sequence ATGCGCCGGTTGCTCGTCGTCTCGGGTGCGCTGCTGCTCGCGGTGCTCGTCGCGACGGTCGCGCTGTGGCCGGTGTACGTGTCGCCCCGCACCGACGAGCCCGTCCGCGCGGACGCGATCCTGATCCTCGGCGGCGCCCACGACGGCCGCGAAGAACTCGGCCTGCGCCTGGCCGCCGAGGGCTACGCGCCCCGCGTGCTCGTCTCCGATCCCTACGAACGCAGCCCGATGATCAACCGGATCTGCCACGGCGGCTACAGCTTCGAGGTGATCTGCTTCGACCCGAGCCCCCGCACCACCCTCGGTGAAGGCCGCGAACTCGCCCGCCTCGGCGCCGGCTGGACCCGCGTCATCGTGGTCACCTTCACCCCGCACATCTCCCGCGCCCGCTACATCCTCGGCGCCTGCTGGCCCGGCGAACTCCTGTTCGTCGACCCCGAACCCCATCTGTCGCCCGCCCGCTGGGCCTGGGACTACGTCTACCAATCGGCGGGTTACGTGAAGGCCTGGTTCGCCGACTGCTGA
- a CDS encoding Hsp70 family protein, whose protein sequence is MSAVLGVSVGAGTVRLARPQHGGPHGFVPPYSFELQAISMPERQAEESAADAIAAALAAAPEVAATTVTFRSEPQARAIRAAMARRQLTNYQLVPEAVAAVHFAHATTDMREVSTLAVYDLGSSGLTVSVVNARTSDVYQCERISDISGDYLDSLIREQQIASGRIAHPADPVGLAELDGLCRAAKEQLSDTNAVALPSEQGLVLLTRENFEALMMLAIESSARMTRDVIIRAQHPVQAVLVIGGGARIPLISRVLERTIGVPVIVPAEPETALARGAALLARPAQVQQAPASPAMPMPQPEDFDDTTPAWLTAPARRRRPLAALTGRGGNNRRELNAAVLTVSSLVVVAAIGLGLGYGPEVLERGNSSDGSHAVPASTPPRPTLADPPSAATPTTDAVHATVAAPPQRQQNSEPTTEAPPTQGPNTFTVVPGLPPVVVPTLPPVVLPGFPPPGGR, encoded by the coding sequence ATGAGTGCGGTATTGGGAGTATCGGTGGGCGCCGGCACGGTGCGCCTCGCGCGTCCCCAGCACGGCGGCCCGCACGGTTTCGTTCCCCCGTATTCGTTCGAGCTCCAGGCTATTTCGATGCCGGAGCGCCAGGCCGAGGAGTCGGCGGCCGACGCGATCGCCGCGGCCCTGGCCGCGGCCCCCGAGGTCGCGGCCACCACCGTCACCTTTCGCAGCGAACCGCAGGCCAGGGCCATCAGGGCCGCGATGGCCCGTCGCCAGCTCACCAACTATCAGCTGGTGCCCGAGGCCGTGGCCGCCGTGCATTTCGCACACGCGACCACGGACATGCGCGAGGTGTCCACCCTGGCCGTCTACGACCTGGGCAGTTCCGGGCTCACCGTGAGCGTGGTGAACGCGCGTACCAGTGATGTGTATCAGTGCGAGCGGATCAGCGACATCAGCGGCGACTACCTGGATTCGCTGATCCGGGAACAGCAGATCGCCTCGGGCCGGATCGCGCATCCGGCCGATCCGGTGGGCCTGGCCGAGCTGGACGGGTTGTGCCGGGCCGCCAAGGAGCAGCTGTCCGACACCAACGCGGTGGCGCTGCCCAGCGAGCAGGGTCTGGTGCTGCTCACCAGGGAGAACTTCGAAGCACTGATGATGCTGGCGATCGAGTCGTCGGCCCGGATGACCCGCGATGTGATCATCCGGGCGCAGCATCCGGTGCAGGCGGTGCTGGTGATCGGCGGCGGCGCCCGGATTCCGCTGATCTCGCGGGTGCTCGAGCGCACCATCGGCGTGCCGGTGATCGTGCCCGCCGAGCCGGAGACGGCGCTGGCCCGCGGTGCCGCGCTGCTCGCTCGTCCCGCCCAGGTGCAGCAGGCGCCCGCGAGCCCTGCCATGCCCATGCCGCAACCCGAGGACTTCGACGACACCACCCCCGCCTGGCTGACCGCCCCGGCCCGGCGCCGCCGTCCGCTGGCCGCGCTCACCGGTCGCGGCGGCAACAACCGACGTGAACTGAACGCCGCCGTGCTGACCGTGAGCTCGCTGGTGGTGGTCGCCGCCATCGGCCTCGGCCTCGGGTACGGACCCGAGGTGCTCGAACGCGGCAACTCCAGCGACGGTTCGCACGCGGTGCCCGCGTCGACACCGCCGCGCCCCACACTGGCCGATCCGCCCTCGGCCGCGACGCCGACGACCGACGCGGTGCACGCGACGGTGGCCGCCCCGCCGCAGCGTCAGCAGAACAGCGAGCCGACCACCGAGGCGCCGCCGACCCAGGGCCCCAACACCTTCACCGTGGTCCCCGGCCTGCCGCCGGTGGTGGTTCCCACCCTGCCGCCGGTGGTGTTGCCCGGCTTCCCGCCGCCCGGCGGCCGGTAG
- the fni gene encoding type 2 isopentenyl-diphosphate Delta-isomerase, giving the protein MAYAARKDDHVRLAVAQQREFTDTRHACQFDDIEFVHHALRGTAERVVSLNTNIAGMTWRTPLYVNAMTGGSARTGEINRALAIAAGETGLAIASGSMSAYLADPAVAETYRVLRSENPDGYVIANVNANATPDMAARAVELLAADALQVHVNAVQETVMPEGDRDFTAWPGNIARMTEALGIPVIVKEVGFGISADTVTQLADLGVRHIDVSGTGGTNFARIENARRHGDDFDLLGEWGLSTPACLVEASEPARLRGVTLLASGGIRNPLDVVRSLALGAGAAGVSGHFLAILETGGVDALIATITTWIARIRHLMMLLGAATVADLAHTDVLLTGRLAEVCRLRGVDPADYARRSRIPAGAGR; this is encoded by the coding sequence ATGGCCTATGCCGCCCGCAAGGACGATCACGTCCGCCTGGCAGTCGCCCAGCAGCGCGAATTCACGGACACCCGGCACGCCTGCCAGTTCGACGACATCGAGTTCGTGCACCATGCGCTGCGCGGCACCGCGGAACGCGTTGTGTCGCTTAACACCAATATTGCGGGCATGACTTGGCGCACGCCACTATATGTCAACGCTATGACAGGTGGCAGCGCGCGAACCGGCGAGATCAACCGCGCCCTGGCAATCGCCGCCGGGGAGACCGGCCTGGCGATCGCGTCGGGCTCGATGAGCGCCTACCTGGCCGATCCGGCGGTGGCCGAGACCTACCGCGTGCTGCGCAGCGAGAACCCCGACGGGTACGTCATCGCCAATGTGAACGCCAACGCCACGCCGGACATGGCGGCGCGCGCGGTGGAACTACTGGCGGCCGATGCGCTGCAGGTGCACGTCAACGCGGTCCAGGAAACCGTCATGCCCGAGGGCGACCGCGACTTCACGGCATGGCCCGGCAACATCGCCCGGATGACCGAGGCGCTCGGCATCCCGGTGATCGTCAAGGAGGTGGGGTTCGGCATCAGCGCCGACACCGTGACCCAGCTGGCCGATCTCGGCGTTCGACACATCGACGTGTCCGGGACCGGCGGCACCAACTTCGCGCGGATCGAGAACGCCCGGCGCCACGGCGACGACTTCGATCTGCTGGGCGAATGGGGCCTGTCGACGCCGGCCTGCCTGGTCGAGGCGAGCGAACCAGCGCGCCTGCGCGGCGTCACTCTGCTGGCCTCGGGCGGAATTCGCAATCCCCTCGACGTGGTCCGCAGTCTCGCCCTCGGAGCGGGCGCGGCCGGGGTTTCCGGCCACTTCCTCGCCATTCTGGAAACCGGCGGTGTGGACGCGCTGATCGCGACCATCACCACGTGGATCGCACGGATCCGGCACCTGATGATGCTGCTCGGCGCCGCCACCGTGGCCGACCTGGCGCACACGGATGTCCTGCTGACCGGCCGGCTGGCCGAGGTCTGCCGGCTACGCGGCGTCGACCCCGCCGACTACGCCCGGCGGTCGCGAATCCCAGCCGGCGCGGGTCGATGA